Proteins encoded within one genomic window of Streptomyces profundus:
- a CDS encoding 3'-5' exonuclease → MNDFTTWPPLFVVDVEGNGANPPDLVEVAALPIRDGQPDSTTAGHWLIQPPNPVTPFAARVHGLTTQQLADHPRWETVAPQVHGLLSEAWICAHNAHVDYRVLSRHLPDWRPAGVIDTLRLARATYPDGPRHTLDALITHTGIDLTHAPAQRHRATYDAYATAHLLLTMATHYDDWDALRATAVPPGLPGDRQPTEDAPGLW, encoded by the coding sequence CCACCTGGCCACCGCTGTTCGTCGTGGACGTCGAGGGCAACGGCGCCAACCCACCCGACCTCGTCGAAGTCGCCGCCCTCCCCATCCGCGATGGCCAACCCGACAGCACCACCGCAGGACACTGGCTCATCCAACCGCCCAACCCCGTCACCCCGTTCGCCGCCCGCGTCCACGGACTCACCACCCAGCAGCTCGCCGACCACCCCAGGTGGGAAACGGTCGCGCCGCAGGTGCACGGGCTGCTCAGCGAGGCATGGATCTGCGCCCACAACGCCCACGTCGACTACCGGGTACTCTCCCGCCACCTCCCCGACTGGCGGCCGGCCGGCGTCATCGACACCCTCCGCCTCGCCCGCGCCACCTACCCCGACGGACCCCGCCACACCCTCGACGCCCTCATCACCCACACCGGCATCGACCTCACCCACGCGCCCGCTCAAAGACACCGCGCCACCTACGACGCCTACGCCACCGCCCACCTGCTCCTCACCATGGCCACCCACTACGACGACTGGGACGCACTGCGCGCCACCGCCGTGCCCCCCGGCCTCCCGGGGGACCGACAGCCAACCGAAGACGCCCCCGGACTGTGGTGA
- a CDS encoding pirin family protein, whose amino-acid sequence MPAITVENPLTLPRVAAPADAVARPVLTVTTAPTGYEGEGFPVRRAFAGINYRHLDPFIMMDQMGEVEYAPGEPKGTPWHPHRGFETVTYIIDGIFDHQDSHGGGGTITNGDTQWMTAGSGLLHIEAPPESLVMSGGLFHGIQLWVNLPAKDKMMAPKYQDLRSTSVGLLTSPDGGALLRVIAGELDGHAGPGATHTPITLIHATLAPGAELTLPWREDFNALAYVLAGRGTAGPDRRPIHLGQTAVYGNGTSLTIRADDKQDNNTPDLDIVLLGGQPIREPMAHYGPFVMNNRAELQQAFDDFQKGRLGTIPTIHGMNAEGPRS is encoded by the coding sequence ATGCCCGCCATCACCGTCGAGAACCCGCTGACCCTGCCGCGCGTGGCCGCGCCGGCGGACGCCGTGGCGCGCCCGGTGCTGACCGTGACCACCGCGCCCACCGGCTACGAGGGCGAGGGCTTCCCCGTCCGCCGCGCCTTCGCCGGCATCAACTACCGCCACCTCGACCCGTTCATCATGATGGACCAGATGGGCGAGGTCGAATACGCGCCTGGCGAGCCAAAAGGCACCCCGTGGCATCCGCACCGCGGGTTCGAGACCGTCACCTACATCATCGACGGCATATTCGACCACCAGGACAGCCACGGCGGCGGCGGGACGATCACCAACGGCGACACCCAGTGGATGACCGCCGGCTCCGGGCTGCTCCACATCGAGGCCCCGCCCGAGTCCCTCGTCATGTCCGGCGGCCTCTTCCACGGCATCCAGCTCTGGGTCAACCTGCCGGCCAAGGACAAGATGATGGCCCCCAAGTACCAGGACCTCCGCAGCACCAGCGTCGGCCTGCTCACCAGCCCCGACGGCGGCGCGCTGCTCCGCGTCATCGCCGGCGAGCTCGACGGCCACGCAGGACCCGGCGCCACCCACACCCCCATCACCCTGATCCACGCCACCCTCGCCCCCGGCGCCGAGCTCACCCTCCCCTGGCGCGAGGACTTCAACGCCCTCGCCTACGTCCTCGCCGGCCGAGGCACCGCAGGACCCGACCGCCGCCCCATCCACCTCGGCCAGACCGCCGTCTACGGCAACGGCACCTCCCTCACCATCCGCGCCGACGACAAGCAGGACAACAACACCCCCGACCTCGACATCGTCCTCCTCGGCGGCCAACCCATCCGCGAGCCCATGGCCCACTACGGCCCCTTCGTCATGAACAACCGCGCCGAACTCCAGCAGGCCTTCGACGACTTCCAAAAGGGCCGCCTCGGCACCATCCCCACCATCCACGGCATGAACGCGGAGGGGCCCCGCAGCTAG
- a CDS encoding SseB family protein — protein sequence MYGYDQQPGYPGQQPYGAPQQPVAGYGGQSYYPEQQQQQPPPAAQAGPPAPPTLADALRAYTSGAMSSEEFHDTFLAAKIYCPRGENPGFLALHNTQQPVIPLFTSLKELRRYAGKESRHFTVTGGEVLDLLPSGYGFALDMEGEHRLVLDAKSVEEMVEYTMRRLYG from the coding sequence ATGTATGGCTACGACCAGCAGCCCGGCTATCCGGGACAGCAGCCCTATGGCGCGCCTCAGCAGCCGGTCGCTGGCTACGGCGGCCAGAGTTACTACCCCGAGCAGCAGCAACAACAGCCGCCGCCGGCCGCCCAGGCCGGACCGCCCGCGCCCCCGACCCTGGCCGACGCGCTGCGCGCCTACACCTCGGGCGCGATGTCGAGCGAGGAGTTCCACGACACCTTCCTCGCCGCCAAGATCTACTGCCCACGCGGCGAGAACCCGGGGTTCCTCGCGCTCCACAACACCCAGCAGCCGGTGATCCCGCTCTTCACCTCCCTCAAGGAGCTGCGCCGCTACGCGGGCAAGGAGTCGCGGCACTTCACGGTGACCGGCGGCGAGGTGCTCGACCTGCTGCCGAGCGGCTACGGCTTCGCCCTGGACATGGAGGGCGAGCACCGACTGGTGCTGGACGCCAAGTCCGTCGAGGAGATGGTCGAGTACACGATGCGGAGGCTGTACGGCTGA
- a CDS encoding acyl-CoA dehydrogenase, with amino-acid sequence MGHYKSNLRDIEFNLFEVLGRDAVYGSGPFSETDTDTARSVLAEITRLAENELAESFAEADRNPPVFDPTTNTAPVPETFRRSYRAYMDAEWWRMGIGEELGGMNAPRSLVWAAGENVLGSNPAIWMYASGPSFGRVVYDEGTEEQRKIARLMVDREWSSTMVLTEPDAGSDVGAGRTKAIRQEDGTWHIEGVKRFITSGEHDLTENIIHLVLARPEGHGAGTKGLSLFVVPKYDFDWDSGELGERNGVYATNVEHKMGLKVSNTCEVTFGANHPAKGWLLGEKHDGIRQMFKVIELARMMVGTKAIATLSTGYLNALEYAKERVQGADLTQFTDKTAPRVTITHHPDVRRSLMTQKAYAEGMRSLVLYTASVQDDIAVKEAAGEDTAAENALNDLLLPIVKGYGSERSYQQLAESLQTLGGSGYLQEYPIEQYIRDAKIDTLYEGTTAIQGQDFFFRKIVRNQGVALSGIAEEIKKFLAEAPGGEELATAREQLGRAASELEALVGVLLTDLAATEKDVRSLYKVGLNTTSLLLSSGDVIVGYLLLRGAAVAAAKLPTASAKDIPFYQGKIVAARHFAATVLPAVAVARGVAEGTDLSLMDLDESAF; translated from the coding sequence ATGGGGCACTACAAGTCCAATCTCCGCGACATCGAGTTCAACCTGTTCGAGGTCCTGGGAAGGGACGCCGTCTATGGCAGCGGCCCGTTCTCGGAGACGGACACCGACACCGCGAGGAGCGTGCTCGCCGAGATCACTCGCCTCGCCGAGAACGAGCTTGCCGAGTCCTTCGCCGAGGCGGACCGCAATCCGCCGGTGTTCGACCCCACGACCAACACGGCGCCCGTCCCCGAGACGTTCCGCCGCTCCTACCGCGCCTATATGGACGCCGAGTGGTGGCGGATGGGCATCGGCGAGGAGCTGGGCGGCATGAACGCGCCGCGCTCCCTGGTCTGGGCCGCCGGCGAGAACGTCCTCGGTTCCAACCCGGCCATCTGGATGTACGCCTCCGGCCCCAGCTTCGGCCGTGTCGTGTACGACGAGGGCACCGAGGAGCAGCGCAAGATCGCCCGGCTGATGGTGGACCGCGAGTGGTCGTCCACCATGGTCCTCACCGAGCCTGACGCCGGCTCCGACGTGGGCGCCGGGCGCACCAAGGCGATCCGCCAGGAGGACGGCACCTGGCATATCGAGGGCGTCAAGCGCTTCATCACCTCGGGCGAGCACGATCTCACCGAGAACATCATCCACCTGGTGCTGGCCCGCCCCGAGGGCCATGGCGCCGGCACCAAGGGCCTCTCCCTCTTCGTCGTGCCCAAGTACGACTTCGACTGGGACAGCGGCGAGCTGGGCGAGCGCAACGGCGTCTACGCCACCAATGTCGAGCACAAGATGGGCCTCAAGGTCTCCAACACCTGCGAGGTCACCTTCGGCGCCAACCACCCGGCCAAGGGCTGGCTGCTCGGCGAGAAGCACGACGGCATCCGTCAGATGTTCAAGGTCATCGAGCTGGCCCGGATGATGGTGGGCACCAAGGCCATCGCCACCCTCTCCACCGGCTATCTCAACGCGCTCGAATACGCCAAGGAGCGGGTGCAGGGCGCCGATCTCACGCAGTTCACCGACAAGACGGCCCCCCGCGTCACCATCACCCACCACCCGGATGTGCGCCGCTCGCTGATGACGCAGAAGGCGTACGCCGAGGGGATGCGTTCGCTGGTCCTCTACACCGCCAGCGTGCAGGACGACATCGCGGTCAAGGAGGCCGCCGGCGAGGACACCGCCGCGGAGAACGCGCTGAACGACCTGCTGCTGCCGATCGTCAAGGGCTATGGCTCGGAGCGCTCCTACCAGCAGCTGGCCGAGTCCCTACAGACCCTCGGCGGCTCCGGGTACCTCCAGGAGTACCCGATCGAGCAGTACATCAGGGACGCCAAGATCGACACCCTCTACGAGGGCACCACGGCGATCCAGGGCCAGGACTTCTTCTTCCGCAAGATCGTCCGCAACCAGGGCGTGGCGCTCAGCGGGATCGCCGAGGAGATCAAGAAGTTCCTCGCGGAGGCCCCGGGCGGCGAGGAGCTGGCCACGGCCAGGGAGCAGCTGGGGCGCGCGGCGTCCGAGCTGGAGGCCCTGGTCGGCGTGCTCCTCACGGATCTGGCGGCCACCGAGAAGGATGTCCGCTCGCTCTACAAGGTCGGCCTCAACACCACGTCGCTGCTGCTCTCCTCCGGCGATGTGATCGTCGGGTACCTGCTGCTGCGCGGTGCCGCCGTCGCGGCGGCCAAGCTGCCCACGGCGTCGGCCAAGGACATCCCGTTCTACCAGGGCAAGATCGTGGCGGCCCGGCACTTCGCGGCCACGGTCCTGCCGGCGGTCGCGGTCGCCCGAGGCGTCGCCGAGGGCACCGACCTCTCCCTGATGGATCTGGACGAGTCCGCCTTCTGA
- a CDS encoding M18 family aminopeptidase: MNAPFDRAHTDELMAFLAGSPSPYHAVASAAQRLEKAGFRQVEEAAPFDGTAGGRYLVRGGALIAWYVPEGAAPSTPFRVVGAHTDSPNLRIKPHPDAGALGWKQLAVEIYGGTLLNTWLDRDLGVSGRLALRDGRQVLVRVDRPLLRVPQLAVHLDRQVNEGLKLDRQRHMMPIWGLGGPREGELIEFLSAEVGVAPGEVLGFDLMAHSVEPPAYLGRDRELLAGPRLDNLLSVHAAVAALGSVGSAAGEPPRHIPVVAAFDHEETGSQSDTGAESPLLGSVLARSVLARGGGLDEQARALAASFCLSSDTGHAVHPNYPERHDPGHHPIAGGGPILKVNVNQRYATDGAGRAVFVAACERAGVPWQSFVSNNAMPCGTTIGPITAARHGIATVDIGVAILSMHSARELCAANDPFLLANAMAAFLGEGAERG, from the coding sequence ATGAACGCACCTTTCGACCGGGCTCACACGGATGAGCTGATGGCCTTCCTGGCGGGCTCCCCCTCCCCGTACCACGCGGTGGCGAGCGCCGCCCAGCGCCTGGAGAAGGCCGGCTTCCGGCAGGTCGAGGAGGCGGCGCCGTTCGACGGCACGGCCGGGGGCCGCTATCTGGTGCGCGGTGGCGCGCTGATCGCCTGGTATGTGCCCGAGGGCGCGGCGCCGAGCACGCCGTTCCGCGTGGTGGGAGCGCATACCGACTCCCCCAACCTGCGGATCAAGCCCCATCCGGACGCGGGCGCGCTGGGCTGGAAGCAGCTGGCCGTGGAGATCTACGGCGGCACCCTGCTCAACACCTGGCTCGACCGGGATCTCGGCGTCTCCGGGCGGCTGGCGCTGCGCGACGGCCGGCAGGTCCTGGTGCGCGTCGACCGCCCGCTGTTGCGCGTGCCCCAGCTCGCCGTCCATCTGGACCGCCAGGTGAACGAGGGCCTCAAGCTGGACCGGCAGCGGCACATGATGCCGATCTGGGGCCTGGGCGGGCCCAGGGAAGGCGAGTTGATCGAGTTTCTGTCCGCCGAGGTCGGGGTCGCGCCCGGCGAGGTGCTGGGCTTCGACCTGATGGCGCACAGCGTGGAGCCGCCCGCCTATCTCGGCCGGGATCGCGAGCTGTTGGCGGGCCCCAGGCTGGACAACCTGCTCTCGGTGCACGCCGCGGTCGCCGCGCTCGGCTCCGTCGGCTCCGCCGCCGGAGAGCCTCCGCGCCATATCCCCGTGGTGGCCGCGTTCGACCACGAGGAGACGGGGAGTCAGTCCGACACCGGCGCGGAAAGCCCGCTGCTGGGCTCCGTGTTGGCCCGCTCGGTGCTGGCCAGGGGCGGCGGCCTCGACGAGCAGGCGCGGGCCCTGGCCGCCTCGTTCTGCCTCTCCTCGGACACCGGCCACGCGGTGCACCCCAACTACCCCGAGCGGCACGACCCCGGGCACCACCCGATCGCCGGCGGCGGTCCGATCCTCAAGGTCAACGTCAACCAGCGCTATGCCACGGACGGCGCCGGCCGGGCCGTCTTCGTCGCCGCCTGTGAGCGCGCCGGGGTGCCCTGGCAGTCCTTTGTCTCCAACAACGCGATGCCCTGCGGCACCACGATCGGCCCGATCACCGCGGCCCGCCACGGGATCGCCACGGTGGACATCGGCGTCGCCATCCTCTCGATGCACTCGGCGCGCGAACTCTGCGCGGCGAACGATCCGTTCCTGCTGGCCAACGCCATGGCGGCGTTCCTCGGCGAGGGCGCGGAGCGGGGCTGA
- a CDS encoding maleylpyruvate isomerase family mycothiol-dependent enzyme, with product MTVHSSLQPSVDAWTQSIESISELAASLVDGEWNRPTERVGWSVRDLVSHVIGGECEALGDPRPIHTLPRDLYHVTDETSRYNEVQVDVRRHHTGPEMTSELEYTIIRRSRQLRNERRGASDLVSHPLYGKIPLADYLELRVCDVWVHEQDLRRALGQPTTLDTPAALIARDVLLQRLPKVVAEDAGAPVKSAVVFDVTGPVEFLRTVRVDENGKGAVDGSPSLGPLVTFTLEWEIFTRVVTGRLRGRRAAEKVRVEGERPLADRILASLATPW from the coding sequence GTGACCGTGCATTCGAGCCTGCAACCGTCTGTCGATGCCTGGACCCAGTCCATCGAGTCGATATCCGAGCTGGCGGCTTCGCTCGTTGACGGGGAGTGGAACCGCCCCACCGAACGCGTCGGTTGGTCCGTGCGCGACCTGGTGTCGCATGTGATCGGCGGCGAGTGCGAGGCGTTGGGCGACCCCCGGCCGATCCACACCCTGCCCCGGGACCTCTACCACGTCACCGACGAGACCAGCAGGTACAACGAGGTGCAGGTCGATGTGCGGCGGCACCACACCGGTCCCGAGATGACCAGCGAGCTGGAGTACACCATCATCCGCCGCTCCCGGCAGCTGCGGAACGAGCGGCGCGGCGCCTCGGATCTGGTCTCCCATCCGCTGTACGGGAAGATCCCGCTGGCGGACTACCTGGAGCTGCGGGTCTGCGATGTCTGGGTCCACGAACAGGACTTGAGGCGGGCGTTGGGCCAGCCCACCACCCTGGACACGCCGGCCGCGCTGATCGCCCGCGACGTGCTCTTGCAGCGGCTGCCCAAGGTGGTCGCCGAGGACGCGGGGGCGCCCGTCAAGTCGGCGGTGGTCTTCGACGTGACCGGGCCCGTGGAGTTCCTCCGCACGGTCCGGGTCGACGAGAACGGCAAGGGGGCGGTGGACGGCAGCCCGTCGCTGGGGCCGCTGGTCACCTTCACGCTGGAATGGGAGATCTTCACCCGCGTGGTCACCGGACGGTTGCGCGGCAGACGGGCCGCCGAGAAGGTCAGGGTCGAGGGGGAACGGCCCCTGGCCGACCGCATTCTGGCCTCTCTCGCGACCCCATGGTGA
- a CDS encoding Stk1 family PASTA domain-containing Ser/Thr kinase: MSDHAQPPAEFPGRSVGGGRYQLRNVLGTGGMASVHLAYDAMLDRQVAIKTMHSELGREDAFRERFKREAQSVAKLAHTNIVSVFDTGEDHLDGAQVPYIVMEYVEGRPLRDELEADIAAHGAMPADKALRITADVLAALDISHEMGLVHRDIKPGNVMLTRRGVVKVMDFGIARAMQSGVTAMTQTGMVVGTPQYLSPEQALGRGVDARSDLYSVGVLLFELLTGRLPFDADSPLAIAYAHVQEEPPAPSAINASVPPALDAIVAQALRKNPNERFPSAEVFRTACLQVAGTLTGAAPMINPNAHTATNSGSAVSQAVFPQFGAPTPTPGTPPPSPYAPAPHTPPTGGYGYPNTGAPATPPPGHGAASAYQMNAAQGAGGSSGDGSRKGTNPWLIAVAAVSAIALVAAIAIVVLVNGGDDKTDDQAGSGGGGSQGTEIEPEPGGDGGQGEETERPERRYVEGDPEQAIDTNKCTRANDYWDQDDHEGAVVMPDFYGFHINSVKDCLRAAGWAYEEDLTYKDETLKGDGMVVSQTPEAHEPYDPEDDDLYIELVVSTGLEPVN; the protein is encoded by the coding sequence ATGAGTGACCACGCGCAGCCGCCTGCCGAATTTCCCGGGCGCTCGGTGGGGGGCGGCCGGTACCAACTGCGGAACGTGCTCGGCACCGGTGGCATGGCCTCGGTCCATCTCGCCTACGACGCGATGCTCGACCGGCAGGTCGCGATCAAGACGATGCACAGCGAGCTGGGCCGGGAGGACGCCTTCCGCGAGCGCTTCAAGCGCGAGGCCCAGTCGGTGGCGAAGCTGGCGCACACCAACATCGTCTCCGTCTTCGACACCGGCGAGGACCATCTGGACGGCGCGCAGGTGCCGTACATCGTGATGGAGTACGTCGAGGGCAGGCCGCTGCGCGACGAGCTGGAGGCGGACATCGCCGCCCATGGCGCGATGCCGGCCGACAAGGCGCTCCGGATCACCGCCGATGTGCTGGCGGCGCTGGACATCAGCCATGAGATGGGCCTTGTGCACCGCGACATCAAGCCGGGCAACGTGATGCTCACCCGCCGTGGTGTGGTGAAGGTCATGGACTTCGGCATCGCCAGGGCCATGCAGTCCGGGGTCACGGCGATGACCCAGACCGGCATGGTGGTGGGCACCCCGCAGTACCTCTCGCCCGAACAGGCGCTGGGCCGGGGCGTCGACGCCAGGTCCGACCTCTACTCGGTGGGGGTCCTGCTCTTCGAACTGCTCACCGGACGGCTGCCGTTCGACGCGGACTCGCCGCTGGCGATCGCCTACGCGCATGTCCAGGAGGAGCCCCCGGCGCCCTCGGCGATCAACGCCTCGGTGCCGCCGGCGCTGGACGCGATCGTCGCGCAGGCCCTGCGGAAGAACCCCAACGAGCGGTTCCCCTCGGCCGAGGTCTTCCGCACCGCGTGCCTCCAGGTGGCCGGCACGCTGACCGGCGCCGCGCCGATGATCAACCCCAACGCGCATACCGCGACCAACAGCGGCTCGGCCGTGTCGCAGGCGGTCTTCCCGCAGTTCGGCGCCCCGACGCCGACCCCGGGCACCCCGCCGCCCTCGCCCTACGCACCGGCCCCGCACACGCCGCCCACCGGCGGCTACGGCTACCCCAACACCGGCGCCCCGGCCACCCCGCCCCCGGGCCACGGCGCCGCGTCGGCCTACCAGATGAACGCGGCACAGGGCGCGGGCGGTTCGAGCGGTGACGGCTCCCGCAAGGGCACCAACCCGTGGCTGATCGCGGTCGCGGCGGTGTCGGCCATCGCGCTGGTCGCCGCGATCGCCATCGTGGTGCTCGTCAACGGTGGGGACGACAAGACGGACGATCAGGCGGGCAGCGGTGGCGGCGGCAGTCAGGGCACCGAGATAGAGCCGGAGCCGGGGGGCGACGGCGGCCAGGGCGAGGAGACCGAGCGTCCGGAGCGGCGTTATGTCGAGGGCGACCCGGAGCAGGCCATCGACACCAACAAGTGCACCCGCGCCAACGACTACTGGGACCAGGACGACCACGAGGGCGCGGTGGTGATGCCGGACTTCTACGGCTTCCACATCAACTCGGTCAAGGACTGCCTCCGCGCGGCCGGTTGGGCCTACGAGGAGGATCTCACCTACAAGGACGAGACCCTGAAGGGCGATGGGATGGTCGTCTCCCAGACGCCCGAGGCGCACGAGCCCTACGACCCCGAAGACGACGACCTCTACATCGAGTTGGTCGTCTCCACCGGCCTTGAGCCGGTCAACTGA
- a CDS encoding protein kinase domain-containing protein: MAQVRGAAGSGDEESDQPGDQVPDSPELWGNNGLVGEGRYRLTGRLGQGGMAEVFAAEDVRLGRTVAVKLLRSDLAQDPTSKIRFTREAQSVAGLNHHAVVAVYDSGEEQVGRQVVPYIVMELVNGHTIRELLFDSEAPPPPEQALAIVAGVLEALSYSHHHGIVHRDIKPANVIITETGSVKVMDFGIARALHGAAQTMTQTGMVMGTPQYLSPEQALGKAVDTRSDLYAVGCLLYELLAQRPPFVGETPLAVVYQHVQDQPRLPSEVTPGSPPELDGLVMRSLAKDPDDRFQTAEEMRGLVQYAARMLEEHGGHTGGLWNTGSVAPSTTPPMGTQAAAPAGRANTPPTGHLTAPLLLGDPGGDPSDEESTAARRGRHNRAKMLLFALLAVVAIGTGVLVAANRDGGGEAPTSPDETTEPPVTEPEETERETDDPTEPEDTYEPPADDDYYPSDPGGSPSESDTGAPTETEEPPPSETEEPDDPTEPETPPTTPPDEDPGGASDGGDPEGGGPGDNSGDPGNPGGADNGGPEGGDPAGAGDPQGAASS, encoded by the coding sequence ATGGCACAGGTGCGAGGCGCTGCTGGCTCCGGCGACGAGGAGTCGGACCAGCCCGGCGACCAGGTGCCCGACTCCCCGGAGCTGTGGGGTAACAACGGGTTGGTCGGAGAGGGTCGCTATCGGCTCACCGGCCGTCTCGGCCAGGGCGGCATGGCCGAGGTCTTCGCGGCGGAGGATGTGCGGCTCGGCCGCACGGTGGCGGTGAAGCTGCTCCGCTCCGATCTGGCGCAGGACCCCACCTCCAAGATCCGCTTCACCCGCGAGGCACAGTCGGTGGCCGGCCTCAACCACCACGCCGTGGTGGCCGTCTACGACTCGGGCGAGGAGCAGGTAGGCCGCCAGGTCGTCCCCTATATCGTGATGGAGCTGGTCAACGGCCACACCATCAGGGAGCTGCTCTTCGACTCCGAGGCGCCGCCGCCGCCCGAACAGGCGCTGGCGATCGTGGCCGGAGTGCTGGAGGCGCTCTCCTACAGCCACCACCACGGCATCGTGCACCGCGACATCAAGCCGGCGAACGTGATCATCACGGAGACCGGCAGCGTCAAGGTGATGGACTTCGGCATCGCCCGCGCGCTGCACGGCGCCGCGCAGACCATGACCCAGACCGGCATGGTGATGGGCACGCCCCAGTACCTCTCGCCCGAGCAGGCGCTCGGCAAGGCCGTCGACACCCGCTCCGACCTCTACGCGGTCGGCTGTCTGCTCTACGAACTGCTCGCCCAGCGCCCGCCGTTCGTCGGCGAGACGCCGTTGGCCGTCGTCTACCAGCATGTCCAGGACCAGCCCAGGCTGCCGTCCGAGGTCACCCCTGGGTCGCCGCCGGAGCTGGACGGCCTGGTGATGCGTTCGCTGGCCAAGGACCCGGACGACCGTTTCCAGACCGCGGAGGAGATGCGCGGTCTGGTGCAGTACGCGGCCCGGATGCTGGAGGAGCACGGCGGCCACACCGGCGGCCTGTGGAACACCGGCTCGGTCGCGCCCTCCACCACGCCCCCGATGGGCACCCAGGCCGCCGCGCCGGCCGGCCGGGCCAACACCCCGCCCACCGGCCATCTCACCGCCCCGCTGCTGCTCGGCGACCCGGGCGGCGATCCGTCCGACGAGGAGAGCACAGCGGCCCGGCGCGGCCGGCACAACCGCGCGAAGATGCTGCTCTTCGCCCTGCTCGCCGTGGTGGCCATCGGCACCGGCGTGCTGGTCGCGGCCAACCGGGACGGCGGTGGCGAGGCGCCGACGAGCCCGGACGAGACCACGGAGCCGCCGGTCACCGAGCCCGAGGAGACGGAGCGGGAGACCGACGACCCCACGGAGCCAGAGGACACCTACGAGCCGCCGGCGGACGACGACTACTACCCGAGCGATCCGGGCGGCAGCCCGTCCGAGAGCGACACCGGGGCCCCCACCGAGACGGAGGAGCCTCCGCCCTCCGAGACCGAGGAGCCCGACGACCCCACGGAGCCCGAGACGCCGCCCACCACCCCGCCGGACGAGGACCCCGGCGGCGCTTCGGACGGCGGCGACCCCGAGGGCGGTGGCCCGGGCGACAACAGCGGTGACCCGGGCAACCCGGGCGGCGCCGACAACGGCGGTCCGGAGGGCGGGGACCCCGCCGGCGCCGGGGATCCGCAGGGCGCGGCCAGTTCCTGA
- a CDS encoding phosphotransferase gives MPLLTTRPTLPEHTLTELLGHYRAGEPLSCEPITEGLLNHGYRLATTRGRYFLKHHLDGDPEAIAPLVRQHRATAALADLGLPVAPPLADREGRTVAVHRGRCYALHPWVEGRHRDGAQLSPAESRRLGALLGRVHGALEQVIGRSPKPRPAERAAVAPLETHAVIDQLLAHIRARARRTGFDELAEHRLLERRALLRTHAHLRPGPAEVPAEGWVHGDFHPLNLLYRAEGPVEPVAIVDWDRLGVQPRAEEAVRAACIFYLRPDGGLALGKIRAYATAYREASGASPDELAAAVHRVWWERLNDFWMLRWHYERGDGRADPQFPAASALVVWWTRHARAVRDAFCG, from the coding sequence ATGCCGCTTCTCACCACCCGGCCCACCCTTCCCGAGCACACCCTCACCGAGCTGTTGGGCCACTACCGTGCCGGCGAGCCGCTCAGCTGCGAGCCGATCACCGAGGGGCTCCTCAACCACGGCTACCGGCTGGCCACCACCAGGGGCCGCTACTTCCTGAAGCACCATCTGGACGGTGATCCCGAGGCGATAGCCCCGCTGGTCCGGCAGCACCGGGCGACCGCGGCCCTGGCCGATCTCGGTCTGCCCGTCGCCCCGCCGTTGGCGGACCGGGAGGGACGCACCGTGGCCGTGCACCGGGGGCGCTGCTACGCGCTGCACCCCTGGGTGGAGGGCCGGCACCGGGACGGCGCCCAGCTCAGCCCCGCCGAGAGCCGCCGCCTCGGTGCCCTGCTCGGGCGGGTGCACGGGGCCCTTGAGCAGGTGATAGGGCGTTCCCCCAAGCCCAGGCCGGCGGAGCGGGCCGCCGTCGCCCCGCTGGAGACCCATGCGGTGATCGACCAGCTGCTGGCGCACATCAGGGCGCGTGCCCGCCGCACCGGCTTCGACGAACTGGCCGAGCACCGGCTGTTGGAGCGTCGCGCGCTGCTGCGCACCCACGCGCACCTGCGCCCGGGACCCGCCGAGGTGCCGGCCGAGGGCTGGGTGCACGGCGACTTCCACCCGCTCAACCTGCTCTACCGGGCGGAGGGCCCGGTGGAGCCGGTCGCCATCGTGGACTGGGACCGGCTGGGCGTGCAGCCCCGCGCCGAGGAGGCGGTCCGCGCCGCCTGCATCTTCTACCTCCGCCCGGACGGCGGTCTCGCCCTGGGCAAGATCCGGGCCTACGCCACGGCCTACCGGGAGGCGTCGGGCGCCTCCCCCGACGAGCTGGCCGCCGCCGTGCACCGGGTGTGGTGGGAGCGGCTCAACGACTTCTGGATGCTGCGCTGGCACTACGAGCGCGGGGACGGCCGCGCCGATCCCCAGTTTCCGGCCGCCTCCGCGCTGGTCGTCTGGTGGACGCGGCACGCCAGGGCGGTCAGGGACGCGTTCTGCGGCTGA